The window atttaaggggggggggaatcctggaCTACAGACCAATTTTTGTTCCACTAACCCCAGCTTTTATCTGGTTTAACACTTGTTCTATACCattgaaaatgcattttcagGTAGTCCTGTATAATATCAATGTAGGAGGCATCATTAACGCTAAGAGGATGTCTTCCATTGGCATCTGCTATTTTGACCAAATGTCAACGTTTGACATTTGATTTCATTATGTGGTATGGTTTATCGTTCAGACTGAGATTTTGTTTCTTCTGATCTGATATTGAATTCAATTGTGACCAGGTGTGTGGCTAATAAAATCAACAGCCAGGTATCTGGTGTTCTGTTCTTCATGGGAAGCGGGGGGAAGTAGCATTTCAATTAGGATGCTTGCCTCTATCCTAGCAATATCCATATCTTAGTGCTTTCATTGATGTAGTGTTCTGACTGATTCCCTTGGGGAAAGAAGCACTCAGACAGTCTCAGTGTGGATTCCCTTTGCTCTCAGATGAAATATTCCTTTTTGCTCTCATCCACAGCCTCCTGGAGAGCCGGGTCATTTTTCAGAGCAGTGTCTGCGCTTTCGGCAAATTCAGTTCCCTTTGCTTCATTCGTGTGGTAGGTGCCCTTGTGCCTGTACATGTATCGGAGCATCACGATCAACAGGCAAATTAGGACAATAGCCACTGCTGCAATGACACCTAGAAGGGAAGAACCATTTGAATTGTTTAGTGAGCAATAATATACAGCCTACATTTTACACTGGGACATAATGTAACCTGGGGTATTCAGTAGGGGGGAAGTATATGGATAATACATCATAATACACTCAGacacagcagggatgggggggtctaTATAAATATCTTGATAAACAGAATTTCAGGAATCCAGGCCTGAGTAAGGGTATTGCAGAAATCCATGCAAAAATTCAGACTTAGAAACAAATTTGTCCCAAATTGAGAAGAAACAAGACAatctaaagggaaaaaatgtgtgaGCTGGTTAGCACCCTGGTGCTAATTCAACTTACTTCCAGGTGATTCTGATCATGTACCATGCTGAATGCTCTCAACTCCCTGTGACTTCAGGAGGAATTGAAGGCACTGAATgtttctaaggtttcagagtagcagccgtgttagtctgtattcgcaaaaagaaaaggagtacttgtggcaccttagagactaacaaatttctttgagcatgagctttcgtgagctacagcatccgatgaagtgagctgtagctcacaaaagcttatgctcaaataaatttgttagtctctaaagtgccacaagtactccttttctttttgcaaatgtttcTAAGGTGGCACCCAGCACGGGGTAGGAACAGACCCCTTGATGTCCTTGCACTGTTCTGTATTTACCAGCTTCCACATCCCTGTGCTCTAATTAAACAAACACAGTTTCTAGTGACTGGTGAAGCGATACCGGAGATGAGGAATCCTGTGTAGATGCTTGCTCCCCCAGGACTAGCTAATAGCTTGCAATGCCTCTATCAGACCAGAAACTCTGCTTACTAAAGGCACCCTGATCGTGCATGTAAAAAAGCCCTGCACAGAACCTGTACCATTGCAGTTCCTGCTGCAGGAGTATGAAGCCAAGCCATGGGGAACTCTGCATGCCTTGGCGCTTCAGAGCTCTTCCCTGTactggagggagggatagctcagtggtttgagcattggcctgcttaaacccagggttgtgagttcaatccttgaaggggccatttagggatctggtgcaaaaattgggaattggtcctgctttgagcagggggttggactagatgacctcctgaggtcccttctaaccctgatattctatgattctaagcagtactgccaaccccaagcattcataagtcagctcctccccccagcccctgaaataatgagactggcttaaaagtcatgtgttttttttaacacaatatatttgggatttttatttgccttttgggttTTGAGCCTTTGGTCTGCACTCAGGTCACAGATTAAACTTTTTTCCTGCAACCAGgatggctagaaacttattttgttctataaatTATGGCCAAGATTATCCTGTGTTCACATGACTTCAggggctggggctttaaggaataTGCTAAATATTACAAAAGTCAGAACAAAACCATGAGAGTTGGCA of the Dermochelys coriacea isolate rDerCor1 chromosome 11, rDerCor1.pri.v4, whole genome shotgun sequence genome contains:
- the GYPC gene encoding glycophorin-C isoform X1 gives rise to the protein MSDQKDGTPPPRFTTGFFLDEAENLAENRTGDLGGSSAPVDVAVIGGVIAAVAIVLICLLIVMLRYMYRHKGTYHTNEAKGTEFAESADTALKNDPALQEAVDESKKEYFI
- the GYPC gene encoding glycophorin-C isoform X2 is translated as MSDQKDGTPPPPGDLGGSSAPVDVAVIGGVIAAVAIVLICLLIVMLRYMYRHKGTYHTNEAKGTEFAESADTALKNDPALQEAVDESKKEYFI